Proteins from a genomic interval of Zingiber officinale cultivar Zhangliang chromosome 2A, Zo_v1.1, whole genome shotgun sequence:
- the LOC122041336 gene encoding uncharacterized protein LOC122041336, translated as MATSPGPKGAHCHNVVRQRLDFASENQSVDEHPKEAFMESKSVIKEKYNTASNSRAKITVQLGEGLEVEGEESEADIAFDLNRSNNQVPDMYIRLPKYPTPIHHSRRELLKKNWKHLARMAGKANSTDKTHIVEISKQNSIQSHVKLDGDTTLVRGEMENEQAKSCYNHVDNARRGCRYPISGDKGSMQTHASNIPQFPLECKRRRTMLMHNVEFGQMTRVSKSCSFVDEQKLVPLGDLQTSDFMLTFGPIKWVTKKRSKVPIRVPKPVLAEIVAGYKDLLQNLKSRHQACIKALFADTRVRMKTGKRTIRKHVHHQQ; from the coding sequence ATGGCAACCTCCCCTGGGCCAAAGGGGGCCCACTGCCACAATGTTGTTAGACAAAGACTTGATTTTGCTTCTGAAAACCAATCTGTAGATGAACATCCAAAGGAGGCATTCATGGAATCAAAATCTGTCATAAAGGAGAAATATAACACAGCTTCCAACTCCAGAGCTAAGATAACAGTTCAACTTGGTGAAGGATTGGAGGTTGAAGGTGAAGAATCAGAAGCAGATATTGCTTTTGATCTGAATCGTTCCAACAACCAAGTACCAGATATGTACATAAGGCTGCCAAAATATCCAACTCCTATTCATCATTCTAGAAGAGAATTATTGAAGAAAAATTGGAAGCATCTGGCTAGAATGGCTGGCAAGGCAAATAGTACAGATAAAACCCACATTGTTGAGATATCAAAACAGAATAGCATTCAGAGTCATGTAAAGTTAGATGGTGATACAACTTTAGTGCGAGGGGAAATGGAGAATGAACAAGCTAAAAGTTGTTATAATCATGTTGACAATGCCCGAAGAGGTTGCAGATATCCAATTTCAGGTGATAAAGGCTCTATGCAGACACACGCCAGCAATATTCCACAATTTCCACTGGAATGTAAAAGGAGGAGAACCATGCTAATGCACAATGTGGAATTTGGTCAAATGACACGAGTCTCCAAATCATGTAGCTTTGTAGATGAACAAAAGCTGGTACCGTTGGGTGATTTACAAACCTCAGATTTCATGTTGACCTTTGGTCCCATCAAATGGGTGACAAAGAAGAGATCAAAGGTGCCTATTCGAGTCCCTAAGCCGGTTCTCGCTGAGATAGTTGCAGGCTACAAAGATCTTTTGCAAAACCTTAAAAGCAGACACCAGGCATGCATCAAAGCCTTGTTCGCAGATACTCGTGTGAGAATGAAAACAGGAAAACGAACAATAAGGAAACATGTTCATCACCAGCAGTGA